From Zavarzinella sp., one genomic window encodes:
- a CDS encoding alpha/beta hydrolase codes for MPSKWQEFLERVRPKKYGRKHSLVLLNGLAEQSESWYRNVRFWNKFFDIHTPNLLAYEGTFLQERIKSDQPITVDYLVEQLYIYLHQFAQTPPYHIVSSSLGGKIAIEFAVKYPELVNRVVLLCPSGMGDVERLPIMDGVRKNDYNQIIKSVFYTPRKADSNLLKYYKRCFESRRWKMGLIRTVKGTNDHTVRPSMKLMHCPTLLIGGREDKIVDPMEGERAAQDLPNGFSITLPQCGHAPQIEKPWLINRLVVHFLTATTPTAHPSFVKLIMNKPSRQTS; via the coding sequence ATGCCGTCCAAATGGCAAGAGTTTTTGGAACGTGTACGCCCGAAAAAATACGGACGAAAGCATTCATTAGTTTTACTGAATGGACTTGCTGAACAAAGCGAGTCTTGGTACAGGAATGTCCGATTTTGGAACAAATTTTTCGACATTCATACTCCAAATTTGCTGGCATACGAAGGTACCTTTCTGCAGGAAAGGATCAAAAGTGATCAACCAATTACCGTTGATTACCTGGTTGAGCAACTATACATCTATCTTCACCAGTTTGCCCAAACACCCCCATACCATATTGTTTCCAGTAGTCTTGGTGGCAAAATCGCGATTGAGTTTGCAGTAAAATACCCCGAACTTGTCAATCGCGTTGTTCTGTTATGTCCATCCGGCATGGGTGACGTGGAACGGTTGCCCATTATGGATGGCGTCCGCAAAAATGATTACAATCAAATCATTAAAAGCGTGTTTTACACCCCACGGAAAGCAGATTCAAACCTGTTGAAATATTACAAACGCTGTTTCGAAAGTCGCCGCTGGAAAATGGGCCTGATTCGTACAGTTAAGGGCACAAACGACCATACCGTACGCCCAAGTATGAAATTAATGCACTGCCCTACATTATTAATAGGTGGGCGGGAAGATAAAATCGTTGATCCGATGGAAGGAGAGCGGGCAGCTCAGGATTTACCGAATGGTTTTTCCATCACACTTCCACAGTGTGGACATGCACCGCAGATCGAAAAACCGTGGCTGATTAACCGACTCGTGGTTCATTTTCTCACGGCAACAACCCCCACAGCCCACCCCAGTTTTGTCAAGTTAATCATGAATAAACCAAGCAGGCAAACAAGCTGA
- a CDS encoding V4R domain-containing protein, translated as MSNTNAIDKPSEQKLQLIWRQEADLKSLTLLRRTGVSDGRIRRTIGIQEGTQAYKHNHYHDEEFYRENHADGTISNPYGQRMIRVGEDFMVAMLGSLEDEVGNAAAREIMYKCGYQWGIRDMQRFVGRMQAEFEAELDRMRVDFLMESWWWPLTITGWGTWRYDFRQKDKGLLFVELYESAVAKSVGDVGDVLCYFYAGLLASAFSVMVKRPLGSTEIQCYGTGEDFCKFVIADHDRAEAAAFWRSEGASAKDILKKINNM; from the coding sequence ATGTCGAATACAAATGCGATCGATAAACCGTCCGAACAAAAATTACAGTTGATCTGGCGTCAGGAAGCTGATTTGAAATCGCTCACACTGCTGAGACGCACTGGTGTCAGCGATGGTCGGATCCGCCGCACCATCGGGATTCAGGAAGGCACCCAGGCCTACAAACATAACCATTATCACGATGAAGAATTTTATCGTGAAAACCATGCAGATGGTACCATTAGCAATCCTTACGGTCAACGGATGATCCGTGTGGGAGAAGACTTCATGGTGGCCATGTTGGGTTCACTCGAAGATGAAGTGGGTAATGCCGCTGCTCGGGAAATTATGTACAAGTGTGGCTATCAGTGGGGTATCCGCGATATGCAACGCTTTGTCGGCCGAATGCAGGCAGAGTTTGAAGCCGAACTGGACCGCATGCGGGTTGATTTTCTGATGGAAAGTTGGTGGTGGCCCCTGACAATCACTGGTTGGGGTACCTGGCGTTACGATTTTCGCCAGAAAGACAAAGGTTTGCTCTTTGTGGAACTTTATGAATCTGCAGTAGCAAAATCGGTGGGCGATGTTGGTGATGTTCTTTGCTACTTTTATGCAGGGCTATTGGCATCAGCTTTCAGTGTCATGGTGAAACGCCCACTTGGTTCAACGGAAATCCAGTGCTATGGCACTGGGGAGGATTTCTGTAAGTTTGTGATTGCCGACCATGACCGTGCTGAAGCTGCTGCTTTCTGGCGCTCTGAAGGAGCCTCAGCGAAAGATATTCTCAAGAAAATCAACAATATGTAA
- a CDS encoding protein kinase, whose protein sequence is MKKISIQPINEAAIVQTGTKLLTALVSKDLNIPMSCGGKGICATCHVRVKQGSDNLSPMRDRERRTLKMVADSCAESRLACQAGIFGDDIAVEVPEGMYLQRSEDLVALLGTPAPENILHPIRGHILIPKGKLITRTLLEQSRNLDKELEQLRKFETDTGHSHHSHSGPRFDSTLRNSHHSTQHRTAPIISMIKAAPSTRYSDDSQRHDTSQSPFATATGGASTHSDARPRTGKNFVPEPGATIDKYLLIEKIGQGGVGVVYRALHQKLNCLVAIKFLRDRSTDTGRLQSFCAEARLLAQINHPNIVRVLDFEDSPEMPYVVMEYVDGVSGADLLKQTNKITLDRAINLVVNVSRGLAGVQHLGIVHRDIKPANILLDREGGVRLVDFGLAYRPIGNSESADGYVKGTPAYMSPEQIKHVSKIDHRADIYSLGATLFHLVTGQPPFHAGSPQDIMRKQLDSPIPLAHLVNPDLPELLSKIIVKMMEKDPSQRYAEYAELIADLNQLQPEAVGV, encoded by the coding sequence ATGAAAAAGATCAGTATTCAACCGATCAACGAAGCTGCGATTGTGCAAACGGGCACAAAATTATTGACCGCACTCGTTTCCAAGGATCTCAACATCCCAATGTCCTGTGGTGGGAAAGGGATCTGTGCCACCTGCCATGTGCGGGTGAAACAAGGTTCTGATAATCTCTCTCCGATGCGGGATCGCGAACGTCGAACCCTGAAAATGGTTGCTGATTCTTGTGCAGAAAGCCGCCTTGCATGCCAGGCGGGAATTTTTGGCGATGATATCGCGGTGGAAGTCCCCGAAGGAATGTATCTGCAACGTTCTGAAGATCTGGTGGCACTACTCGGAACGCCCGCGCCAGAAAATATTCTCCACCCGATCCGTGGGCATATTCTGATTCCGAAAGGAAAGCTGATTACTCGAACGCTTCTAGAGCAATCCCGTAACCTCGACAAAGAACTGGAACAGTTGCGAAAGTTTGAAACCGATACGGGGCATTCCCACCACTCCCACAGTGGGCCGCGTTTTGATTCGACATTACGGAATTCTCATCATTCGACCCAGCACCGCACTGCGCCGATCATCAGCATGATTAAGGCTGCACCGAGCACCCGCTATTCAGACGATTCGCAACGCCATGATACTTCGCAATCTCCATTTGCCACTGCTACCGGTGGGGCGAGTACCCATAGCGACGCCAGGCCACGCACTGGGAAGAATTTTGTTCCGGAACCAGGTGCCACGATCGATAAATACCTGCTGATTGAAAAAATTGGTCAGGGTGGAGTGGGGGTTGTTTATCGGGCACTGCACCAGAAACTCAACTGTCTGGTAGCCATCAAGTTTCTGCGGGATCGCAGCACAGATACGGGGCGACTGCAAAGTTTTTGTGCGGAGGCCAGACTGCTGGCACAAATCAACCATCCAAACATTGTGCGGGTGCTGGACTTTGAAGATTCGCCCGAAATGCCCTATGTCGTCATGGAATACGTTGATGGGGTCAGTGGTGCGGATTTGTTGAAACAGACCAACAAAATCACTCTGGATCGTGCTATCAATCTTGTAGTGAATGTCTCTAGAGGTCTTGCTGGGGTGCAGCACCTCGGCATTGTTCACCGAGATATCAAACCTGCGAATATCCTCCTCGACCGTGAGGGCGGGGTACGCCTGGTCGATTTCGGATTGGCATACCGACCGATCGGGAATTCTGAAAGTGCTGATGGTTATGTGAAGGGAACTCCCGCTTATATGTCGCCGGAACAGATCAAACATGTGAGCAAAATTGATCATCGAGCAGACATTTACTCCCTTGGTGCAACCTTGTTCCATCTGGTAACTGGCCAACCGCCTTTTCATGCTGGCAGTCCGCAGGATATTATGAGAAAACAATTAGATTCGCCGATTCCGTTGGCCCACTTGGTGAATCCTGATTTGCCCGAGTTGCTTTCAAAAATTATCGTGAAGATGATGGAAAAAGATCCATCTCAGCGGTATGCAGAATATGCGGAACTGATTGCGGATTTGAACCAGTTGCAGCCAGAAGCAGTGGGCGTCTAA
- a CDS encoding Gfo/Idh/MocA family oxidoreductase, whose product MSENHANIDRRNFLRTSTVAGATIAMTAASYDRVLGANEALRVGFLGVGGRCQQHVDVILQMQKEKKAVRPVAVCDVWDGDQELGSGKGRGLYPTAKRCGIDTMDKKHVSKDYRTILEQKDVDIVTVASPDHWHAKMTIDAFEAGKDVYCEKPMTRTIEEAIAVVDAAVKHNKVMTVGVQSMADPVWTAAHDYIASGKLGHIMQGQTSYYRNYIGGQWRYYPLKADMTPKTIDWKMFLGHEFECAGQKLGPAEKDMPFDRALWAQWRCYWPFGGGMFTDLFVHQTTHLIAAMGVRFPGRVVGGGGIYLEYDGRDVPDVGTVVADYDEGCQVIISATMCNDTQLGEVIRGRLGTIKFVGGGDFLQGFDVYGQSISGGPAKPKQGFGEPIEQIRTGKTGNATYALWEDFLTCVASRKRATLCTPELGAAAFSTVNMGVQSYRFGKALHWDKEQRKVKEADSSWADKLEARSKKRDKPSQIIGWQGGDAGSVVIPPEYQKLEGPWINGKDPAAS is encoded by the coding sequence ATGTCCGAAAACCATGCCAATATCGATCGCCGCAATTTTCTGCGGACAAGCACCGTCGCTGGTGCCACGATCGCCATGACGGCCGCAAGTTACGACCGTGTTCTGGGTGCCAACGAAGCTCTCCGTGTTGGATTTCTGGGAGTTGGTGGCCGCTGTCAACAGCATGTTGATGTCATCCTCCAGATGCAAAAAGAGAAAAAAGCTGTTCGACCCGTCGCCGTTTGCGATGTGTGGGACGGTGATCAGGAATTGGGCTCCGGCAAAGGTCGTGGATTATACCCCACTGCCAAACGCTGTGGCATCGACACGATGGACAAAAAACACGTATCGAAAGACTATCGCACTATTCTCGAACAGAAAGATGTGGATATTGTCACTGTGGCCAGCCCAGACCATTGGCACGCCAAGATGACGATTGACGCGTTTGAAGCGGGTAAAGATGTCTATTGCGAAAAGCCAATGACCCGCACAATTGAAGAGGCAATCGCTGTTGTCGATGCTGCTGTCAAGCATAACAAGGTAATGACAGTGGGTGTTCAGTCGATGGCCGATCCGGTGTGGACGGCCGCACACGACTACATTGCTTCTGGCAAACTGGGCCATATCATGCAGGGCCAAACCAGCTACTACCGAAACTACATCGGTGGGCAATGGCGCTACTATCCTTTGAAAGCAGACATGACCCCCAAGACCATTGACTGGAAAATGTTCCTGGGCCATGAATTTGAATGTGCAGGCCAGAAACTGGGACCTGCGGAAAAAGATATGCCTTTTGACCGCGCCTTGTGGGCACAATGGCGTTGCTACTGGCCATTTGGCGGTGGCATGTTTACTGACCTGTTCGTGCACCAGACAACCCACCTGATTGCAGCCATGGGCGTCCGTTTCCCAGGCCGAGTAGTTGGTGGTGGTGGCATTTATCTTGAATATGATGGTCGCGATGTTCCAGACGTAGGCACGGTTGTGGCTGACTACGATGAAGGCTGCCAGGTGATCATTTCCGCAACAATGTGTAATGATACCCAGCTCGGTGAAGTAATCCGCGGTCGATTAGGAACCATCAAGTTCGTCGGTGGGGGCGATTTCCTGCAGGGCTTTGATGTTTATGGTCAAAGTATTTCTGGTGGTCCTGCAAAACCGAAACAAGGTTTTGGTGAGCCAATCGAACAAATTCGCACAGGCAAAACAGGTAATGCCACCTACGCACTGTGGGAAGATTTCCTTACCTGCGTTGCATCTCGCAAACGTGCTACGTTGTGCACACCAGAACTGGGTGCTGCTGCTTTTTCCACAGTGAACATGGGCGTACAAAGCTACCGTTTTGGTAAAGCATTGCATTGGGATAAAGAACAACGTAAGGTCAAAGAGGCAGATTCTTCCTGGGCTGATAAACTGGAAGCACGCAGTAAAAAGCGTGACAAACCCAGCCAGATCATTGGCTGGCAAGGTGGCGATGCTGGTAGCGTGGTGATTCCACCCGAATACCAGAAGCTTGAAGGCCCCTGGATCAATGGCAAAGATCCCGCCGCTTCCTAA
- a CDS encoding PAS domain-containing protein, with protein sequence MSFPAVEKSSKFRFSIVAVALTPLVLAGGALALQGQLDTQALLLIVGAGSAVITGALLWVLSAPVARLTSAVGQFHGARQFESLPLERRDELGFIAYTIDQLSQQLAARQELSNQVQQWVQETSKDIPNAQVSVGKQLNTNNSEPSLDAALNEYNKAVFHELNVTRQRLNLTARILNSLASPAVTIDENGIIRLMNTSCEEMFQLPRMSWQKKSITDLFSPNPAEMSLVEDPNVNVCRNSEVMEWLQSNETSTLAAIDQGNRIVRLSKGTPFQYGKEKWFPVSVREISSERESLAQMLVQARGEMFRQVTGRWLNETRSTLQSLAPVVRGALDSTKKSADRATLLPKVSGISRMLNELTSTIEIMDWFATAFWSEIPAPGNREFIAAEVVQSVGVRLESRFFARDNSLKIINQGGWMCFDEEWLKVMVGALLIHACESVKNSQIEVRIGRAQAGTRDIEPPIEFTIPDAGPLLQSNEMQDLQYPLGGLRAPSLDYYSTGGFPQGLILVSRLSEIVGGELKIEESASKRLQLKLVLPALLPAVIEEAEMGEFIEVGPIDELCVGWKLAKVD encoded by the coding sequence ATGTCTTTCCCAGCCGTGGAAAAATCCTCAAAGTTTCGTTTCAGTATTGTTGCCGTCGCGTTAACCCCCCTGGTGCTTGCAGGTGGGGCACTGGCACTACAGGGGCAACTCGATACCCAGGCATTACTGTTGATTGTGGGTGCTGGCAGTGCCGTGATCACAGGAGCCTTATTGTGGGTACTGAGTGCACCGGTCGCCCGCCTGACGAGTGCCGTGGGCCAGTTTCATGGAGCCCGGCAATTTGAATCGCTGCCACTTGAGCGACGCGATGAACTGGGCTTCATTGCTTACACGATCGATCAGTTATCGCAGCAGCTTGCTGCACGCCAGGAGTTGTCCAATCAGGTGCAACAGTGGGTGCAGGAAACCAGCAAAGATATTCCCAACGCACAGGTTTCTGTCGGTAAGCAGCTCAATACCAATAATTCAGAACCCAGTTTGGATGCGGCACTAAACGAATACAATAAAGCCGTTTTTCACGAATTGAACGTAACCCGCCAACGACTGAACCTGACCGCACGCATTTTGAACTCATTGGCAAGTCCGGCAGTTACTATTGATGAAAATGGCATCATTCGGTTGATGAATACATCATGCGAAGAGATGTTCCAGCTTCCACGAATGTCGTGGCAGAAAAAGTCGATTACCGACCTGTTTTCACCCAATCCTGCAGAGATGTCGCTCGTTGAAGATCCGAACGTAAACGTATGTCGAAACAGCGAAGTGATGGAGTGGTTGCAGAGCAACGAAACCAGCACGCTGGCTGCAATTGACCAGGGCAATCGGATCGTCCGACTTTCGAAAGGTACACCATTCCAATACGGCAAAGAAAAATGGTTTCCTGTTTCCGTGCGTGAAATCTCTTCTGAACGTGAATCTCTGGCACAGATGCTGGTGCAGGCACGTGGGGAAATGTTCCGCCAGGTAACTGGACGATGGCTGAATGAGACCCGCTCCACCTTGCAATCTCTGGCACCTGTAGTTCGTGGGGCTCTCGACAGCACGAAAAAATCTGCCGATCGTGCCACCTTGCTGCCAAAAGTAAGTGGTATCTCCCGCATGCTGAACGAGTTAACCAGCACCATCGAAATCATGGATTGGTTTGCCACAGCATTCTGGAGTGAAATCCCAGCACCTGGAAACCGCGAGTTTATTGCTGCAGAAGTGGTGCAGAGTGTTGGTGTCCGATTGGAATCGCGTTTCTTCGCACGCGATAACTCCCTGAAGATTATCAACCAGGGTGGCTGGATGTGCTTCGATGAAGAATGGTTGAAAGTGATGGTGGGTGCGTTATTGATCCATGCCTGCGAATCAGTCAAGAATAGCCAGATTGAAGTTCGAATTGGCAGAGCTCAAGCTGGAACCCGCGATATCGAACCACCGATCGAGTTTACTATTCCTGATGCTGGCCCACTGTTGCAATCGAACGAAATGCAGGATCTGCAATATCCCCTGGGTGGCTTGCGGGCTCCTTCTCTTGATTATTACAGCACCGGTGGCTTCCCACAGGGTCTGATTCTGGTTTCCCGCCTGAGTGAAATTGTCGGCGGGGAATTGAAAATCGAAGAATCTGCTTCGAAGCGACTCCAATTGAAACTGGTGCTGCCGGCATTGCTGCCTGCAGTAATCGAAGAGGCGGAAATGGGCGAGTTTATCGAAGTTGGCCCGATTGATGAACTGTGCGTGGGCTGGAAACTGGCCAAAGTGGATTAA
- a CDS encoding WD40 repeat domain-containing protein, whose translation MNRHFCFILLVTATFTVQSEELPKMEKAHRGWVNAVAVSPNYIATAGDDDQVFLWHIPGLKLAGQLKLGGKGATALAFHPTEQILAVGGWNGKIILWDYQAKKTINVGGHRENITALQWANGGQHLISGSGDDAIRIWNRKTQKCENILTHENEYDIAGLNIPHDSELLISVDGDAEIRVWSTKTWKELESLSGHEGAITEIASSRSGKMFATASRDKTIILWDTASRKKIRQLFEHQADVTHLTWGKDDNTLISVDEENNLLFWNLTKGKTVKTIRKNQNITSLQYSYKLDILILGGKQGSIFEKLPVN comes from the coding sequence ATGAATCGACACTTCTGTTTCATCCTGCTTGTAACCGCTACCTTCACTGTTCAGTCCGAAGAACTTCCCAAAATGGAAAAGGCCCACCGTGGCTGGGTGAATGCTGTTGCCGTTTCTCCAAACTACATTGCCACTGCTGGGGATGATGACCAGGTATTTCTCTGGCACATTCCGGGACTAAAGCTGGCTGGCCAACTGAAACTCGGTGGCAAAGGTGCAACCGCTTTGGCCTTTCACCCAACAGAACAAATCCTTGCGGTGGGTGGCTGGAATGGCAAGATCATTCTCTGGGATTATCAAGCAAAGAAAACCATTAATGTTGGAGGGCATCGTGAAAATATCACCGCACTTCAATGGGCAAACGGTGGCCAACACCTGATTAGTGGCAGTGGCGATGATGCAATTCGCATTTGGAATCGGAAAACGCAGAAATGTGAAAATATTCTCACACATGAAAATGAATATGACATCGCTGGATTGAATATCCCACATGACAGCGAGCTGCTGATCAGTGTCGATGGTGATGCTGAAATTCGAGTCTGGTCTACCAAAACATGGAAAGAACTGGAATCACTTTCCGGTCATGAAGGTGCGATTACAGAAATTGCCAGCAGCCGTTCGGGTAAAATGTTTGCCACCGCCAGCAGAGATAAAACCATTATTCTGTGGGACACCGCCAGCAGGAAAAAGATTCGACAACTGTTTGAGCATCAAGCAGACGTAACCCACTTGACCTGGGGCAAAGATGATAACACTCTCATTTCTGTAGATGAAGAAAACAATCTTCTGTTCTGGAATCTGACGAAAGGCAAAACAGTAAAAACGATTCGAAAAAATCAGAATATTACTTCATTGCAATATTCCTACAAACTGGATATTCTGATTCTGGGTGGTAAACAGGGATCTATTTTCGAAAAACTGCCTGTGAATTGA
- a CDS encoding sugar phosphate isomerase/epimerase encodes MARPITLFSNQWLDLPLDLLASKVNEWGYGGLELSARNPHFNIQEAEEGGEYLDAIIALLAEYELSIPVVSFHQLSQVIGDPIDSRHQSLVSERIWGEGKPQHIRQRAIQELLVGFRFAKELGASTISGFTGSPMWSAITGYPGPTETQWVNALNEFAATWNPILDHAKEIGVCYAFEIHPGQLAFDYYSAERLLDAIHGRPEFGFTIDPSHFLWQGLDPVAFIHRFADRIYHVHLKDTAITLNGRSGLLNSGLPSGDPHRGWQFRCPGRGGVDWEAFIRALNDIQYSGAMSVEFHDRGMDREFGAREAFQFAHRLNFPAPTTNVNKNS; translated from the coding sequence ATGGCTCGTCCTATTACTTTATTTTCGAATCAATGGCTTGACCTTCCACTCGATTTACTTGCATCCAAAGTAAACGAGTGGGGTTACGGTGGGCTGGAACTTTCGGCTAGAAATCCCCACTTCAACATCCAGGAAGCAGAGGAAGGTGGGGAATATCTGGATGCGATTATTGCCCTGTTGGCGGAATACGAGCTTTCGATACCGGTGGTGTCATTTCACCAACTAAGCCAGGTGATTGGCGATCCCATCGATTCCCGCCATCAATCATTGGTCAGCGAGCGGATCTGGGGCGAAGGGAAGCCACAACACATCCGACAACGGGCAATTCAAGAGTTATTAGTAGGGTTCCGCTTTGCAAAAGAACTCGGAGCCTCCACGATCAGTGGATTTACCGGTTCGCCGATGTGGTCGGCAATCACTGGCTATCCGGGCCCCACCGAAACACAGTGGGTGAATGCACTCAACGAGTTTGCCGCAACCTGGAACCCGATTCTGGATCATGCAAAAGAGATTGGTGTCTGCTATGCCTTTGAGATACACCCAGGACAATTAGCATTTGATTATTATTCTGCTGAACGGCTGCTGGATGCAATCCATGGCCGACCCGAATTTGGCTTTACTATCGATCCCAGTCATTTTCTGTGGCAGGGGCTCGATCCTGTTGCCTTCATCCATCGATTTGCCGATCGGATTTACCATGTACATTTGAAGGATACTGCAATTACCCTAAATGGTCGATCGGGCTTATTAAACAGTGGGCTGCCCAGTGGCGACCCGCACCGTGGCTGGCAGTTTCGCTGTCCTGGACGTGGGGGCGTTGATTGGGAAGCCTTTATCCGGGCTCTCAATGATATTCAATATTCAGGTGCCATGTCCGTAGAATTCCATGATCGTGGGATGGATCGTGAGTTTGGTGCACGCGAGGCTTTTCAATTTGCCCACCGATTGAACTTTCCTGCCCCAACCACGAATGTGAATAAAAATTCATAA
- a CDS encoding rRNA adenine N-6-methyltransferase family protein, giving the protein MTPPNNPISLKPTNTKPAGTRGPEWWLMVRKFVSHGTSIASFSPSSRFLCRSIVKGINWDKAKCVVELGAGTGPITRELVKAAGPNTRLVIVELDPDFCKVLRHKFPNHEIIEGDACKLDQILAERGISHADHVISGLPLPSFPAALRDSIIAMSAKVLTPEGDFRQLTNMPWIYRKLYKRYFSNVSFKLVPLNLPPGGVYYCTGYSKANEIQPVM; this is encoded by the coding sequence ATGACACCACCGAATAACCCGATTTCTCTCAAACCTACCAACACAAAACCAGCAGGGACTCGTGGCCCGGAATGGTGGTTGATGGTAAGAAAGTTCGTCTCCCATGGCACTTCAATTGCATCATTTTCTCCGAGTTCACGGTTTCTTTGCCGATCGATTGTCAAGGGGATCAATTGGGACAAGGCGAAATGCGTCGTTGAATTAGGTGCGGGAACCGGACCGATTACCAGAGAACTGGTGAAAGCAGCTGGCCCGAACACCCGCCTGGTGATTGTGGAACTTGATCCTGATTTCTGCAAAGTGCTGCGGCACAAGTTTCCAAACCATGAAATTATTGAAGGGGACGCCTGCAAGCTGGATCAGATTCTGGCAGAACGCGGAATCTCCCACGCAGACCACGTCATCAGCGGCCTCCCACTCCCCTCTTTTCCTGCTGCACTGCGGGATTCCATTATTGCGATGTCCGCAAAAGTGCTCACACCTGAAGGCGATTTTCGCCAATTGACCAATATGCCCTGGATTTACCGTAAACTTTACAAGCGATATTTCAGTAATGTTTCCTTCAAACTGGTGCCACTCAATCTGCCGCCAGGTGGGGTGTATTACTGCACTGGCTACAGCAAAGCAAATGAAATCCAACCTGTGATGTAA
- a CDS encoding biliverdin-producing heme oxygenase, which yields MTVLAKLRAATGPIHQQIENLSFTQRMVAGAISKDEYLDLLQHLYHVHVAFEQHLDQLPVDFVHGNIQRSHRVWSDLQFHGVDQLLPVHEEINSWLVEMDQLATVSSAAWVGALYVFEGSRMGSRMLVGPLCQALQLPPEMGNGLDYHVENMHDRGQTFRQFMAALDNYPAKEEVATVIVEAAVKTFQLLYQLHLAMTEATVAV from the coding sequence ATGACAGTATTAGCAAAATTACGAGCAGCAACTGGTCCTATCCACCAGCAGATTGAAAACCTTAGCTTTACCCAACGGATGGTAGCTGGTGCAATCAGCAAAGATGAATATCTCGATCTGCTGCAACACCTTTATCACGTGCACGTTGCATTCGAGCAACATCTGGATCAGTTACCAGTCGATTTTGTTCACGGGAACATCCAACGCTCCCATCGTGTATGGAGTGATCTACAGTTCCATGGTGTTGATCAACTGCTACCGGTGCACGAAGAGATCAATAGCTGGCTGGTCGAAATGGATCAACTAGCCACGGTCAGTAGTGCCGCATGGGTGGGCGCATTGTACGTATTTGAAGGATCGCGAATGGGCTCACGGATGCTGGTGGGACCACTATGCCAGGCGTTACAATTGCCTCCGGAAATGGGTAATGGCCTGGATTATCATGTGGAAAACATGCATGATCGTGGGCAGACATTCCGACAGTTTATGGCTGCTCTGGATAATTATCCTGCAAAAGAAGAGGTTGCGACGGTCATCGTTGAAGCAGCAGTGAAAACTTTCCAACTGCTATATCAACTGCATCTGGCGATGACGGAAGCTACTGTGGCTGTGTAA